One stretch of Pedobacter riviphilus DNA includes these proteins:
- a CDS encoding tetratricopeptide repeat protein — MNSNIRSKQTIVIGAIVLLVAFLFTRDIKGLVKPTEENGKMPSSGPMAGAGSPSTTSVLNLETSSTAAKNVINKNLATDITALENSYKGANGAEKIELAKQLAQKWDDVEQITPSALYLEIVAEGEPSSKSWLAAGNQFIKAFESTQDSIAQPVLLQKANLSYKNALEKDSTNIEAKTGLGVTIVNGLGAPMQGIAMLLEVVAKEPKNVKANMNLGLFSIKSGQFDKAIPRFNTVIAVAPTPEAYFYLGTALENLGRNKEAVNAYLSSKKLAANSTLSSFIDKKVAELKNKN, encoded by the coding sequence ATGAATAGCAACATCAGATCTAAACAAACCATTGTTATTGGAGCGATTGTATTACTTGTTGCATTCTTATTTACAAGAGACATTAAGGGTTTGGTTAAACCAACAGAAGAAAATGGAAAAATGCCTTCAAGTGGCCCAATGGCCGGAGCAGGTTCTCCATCAACAACCTCGGTACTAAACCTCGAAACTTCATCTACTGCTGCAAAAAATGTAATCAATAAAAATTTGGCTACAGATATTACAGCTTTAGAAAACAGCTACAAAGGCGCAAACGGTGCAGAAAAGATTGAACTTGCTAAACAACTGGCTCAGAAATGGGACGATGTTGAACAAATTACTCCGTCTGCACTGTATTTAGAAATTGTGGCCGAAGGCGAACCATCATCAAAATCGTGGTTAGCTGCCGGTAATCAATTTATAAAAGCTTTTGAAAGCACACAAGATAGCATCGCGCAGCCTGTTTTATTGCAGAAAGCCAATCTATCTTATAAAAATGCGTTAGAGAAAGACTCTACAAACATTGAGGCTAAAACAGGCTTAGGTGTAACTATTGTAAACGGCTTAGGCGCACCAATGCAGGGTATTGCAATGTTGTTAGAAGTTGTTGCCAAAGAACCTAAAAATGTAAAGGCGAATATGAATTTAGGGTTGTTCTCGATAAAATCAGGTCAGTTTGATAAAGCAATTCCTCGTTTTAACACCGTAATTGCCGTTGCTCCAACCCCTGAAGCCTATTTTTATTTAGGAACAGCTTTAGAAAATTTAGGCAGAAATAAAGAAGCAGTAAATGCTTACCTATCAAGCAAAAAATTAGCGGCTAACTCAACCTTATCTTCATTCATTGATAAGAAGGTGGCTGAACTAAAGAATAAAAATTAA
- a CDS encoding HU family DNA-binding protein codes for MTKADIISEISTKTGIEKVDVQETVEAFFKVIKTSMIGGENVYVRGFGSFVVKKRAQKTARNISKNTAIIIPEHFVPSFKPAKVFVDKVKSNSKKINVEA; via the coding sequence ATGACTAAGGCAGATATTATTTCAGAAATATCAACAAAAACCGGAATTGAGAAGGTTGATGTACAGGAAACAGTTGAGGCATTTTTCAAGGTTATCAAAACCAGCATGATTGGCGGTGAAAATGTATACGTTAGAGGCTTCGGAAGCTTTGTTGTTAAAAAGAGAGCGCAAAAAACTGCGAGAAATATCTCAAAAAACACTGCAATAATTATCCCAGAACACTTCGTACCTAGCTTTAAACCAGCAAAAGTATTTGTTGATAAAGTGAAAAGTAATTCAAAAAAAATTAACGTAGAAGCCTAA
- the mutY gene encoding A/G-specific adenine glycosylase: MTFQNELINWYLINKRDLPWRHTNDAYTIWLSEVILQQTRVEQGLPYFNRFLENFPTVADFANATEAKVLKLWQGLGYYSRGRNMHATAQIVVKDYQGIFPNLHDELLKLKGIGEYTAAAISSFSSGEARAVVDGNVFRVLSRFYGSATPINTPAGKKEFYTLANDLLYKEDPALYNQAIMEFGAMQCKPKSPNCGICPLSQECYAYNHGLVNVLPVKIRKAEQKHRYLNYFICVEDDKVLIRERQAGDIWQHLYDFPSLETTEKYEWSNSSFVDQVKSVFGNKADFAFIKTQKHILTHQIIHIQFFALKNYIFNFSKQKELNWVSLTKLDELPQPKVIHDFVLEYFYKDKME; encoded by the coding sequence ATGACATTTCAAAATGAACTCATCAATTGGTACCTGATAAACAAAAGAGATTTGCCCTGGAGGCATACCAATGATGCTTATACCATCTGGTTATCAGAGGTTATATTACAGCAAACACGGGTAGAACAAGGGCTCCCGTACTTTAATAGGTTTTTAGAAAATTTTCCTACCGTTGCAGATTTTGCCAATGCTACCGAGGCCAAAGTTTTAAAGCTTTGGCAGGGCTTGGGTTATTACTCGAGAGGTAGGAATATGCATGCAACTGCTCAGATTGTAGTGAAAGATTACCAGGGAATCTTCCCAAATCTACATGATGAACTCTTAAAATTGAAAGGAATTGGAGAGTATACAGCTGCCGCAATCTCTTCTTTTTCATCTGGTGAAGCACGTGCTGTGGTAGATGGAAACGTATTTCGGGTGCTCTCCAGGTTTTATGGTTCAGCTACGCCAATAAACACTCCAGCCGGAAAAAAAGAGTTTTATACATTAGCTAATGATTTGCTGTATAAAGAAGACCCTGCCTTATATAATCAGGCTATTATGGAGTTTGGGGCCATGCAGTGTAAACCAAAATCGCCCAATTGCGGCATTTGCCCGCTTAGCCAGGAGTGTTATGCTTATAACCACGGCCTGGTAAATGTACTTCCGGTTAAAATTCGAAAAGCCGAGCAAAAACACCGGTACCTTAATTATTTTATTTGTGTTGAAGATGATAAAGTATTAATCAGGGAGAGACAAGCGGGAGATATATGGCAGCACTTATATGATTTCCCCAGTTTAGAAACAACCGAAAAATACGAGTGGAGCAATTCATCATTCGTCGATCAGGTAAAATCTGTATTCGGAAATAAGGCCGATTTTGCATTTATAAAAACCCAAAAACATATATTAACACACCAAATTATCCATATACAATTTTTTGCATTAAAAAATTATATATTTAACTTTAGTAAGCAAAAGGAACTTAATTGGGTTTCTTTAACTAAGTTAGATGAGTTACCGCAACCAAAAGTAATCCATGATTTTGTTCTGGAATATTTTTATAAAGACAAAATGGAGTAA
- a CDS encoding single-stranded DNA-binding protein, with translation MSGINKVILVGHLGKDPEVRHLDGGVTVASFPLATSETYNKDGKRVEQTEWHNIVLWRGLAEVASKYLQKGKLVYIEGKLRTRSFEDKEKVKKYVTEIVAENFTMLGRKSDFEQSPTTPTHQSAETKIDDEFTIGPSDENGDLPF, from the coding sequence ATGTCTGGGATTAACAAAGTTATTTTAGTAGGCCACTTAGGCAAAGACCCTGAAGTGCGACATTTAGACGGTGGCGTAACAGTAGCCAGCTTTCCATTAGCTACATCGGAAACATACAACAAAGACGGTAAGAGAGTAGAACAAACAGAATGGCACAATATTGTGTTATGGCGGGGATTGGCTGAAGTAGCTTCCAAATACCTGCAGAAAGGAAAGTTGGTTTATATAGAAGGCAAGCTAAGAACGAGATCCTTTGAAGATAAAGAAAAGGTTAAAAAATATGTAACAGAGATTGTAGCAGAAAACTTTACCATGTTGGGTAGAAAAAGTGATTTCGAGCAAAGTCCAACAACACCAACGCATCAAAGCGCTGAGACTAAAATTGATGATGAATTTACAATTGGCCCATCAGATGAAAATGGAGATCTTCCGTTTTAA
- a CDS encoding DUF4270 domain-containing protein has product MKFTKQDLLTLLIGLFLFASCKNPDGVGLDVDPSTAITGTLVVSPVKSQLVQEDPANTYGLNRYPLGYMVDPVFGKTEAALALTVYPVSTSYDFGTSPVLDSAVLVLKIDTTSTLTKFYGDTTNSKYSIDVYQLANKVTTYKSSDVQSINNTLLGNFTGKLAPNTKRKVLDIVPGKADTLKTVPAQIRIPLNKAFIQNAILNLGTAGTATDTKFIESFKGLYAQINKTSSTGVGGIAFINFSGADSYLQLVWKKTNSSNGVDTTSVNFPIGRMVTNGAQTANVISGIAANIKHDYAGTPVQDQITTPNPSAPYSVTYLQGLAGVKTKLTFPELTNFKGTYGKAIINKAELVVELGESAPAYPFNAAQRLSLYRWDIAHQAADIPDYTTFSSSASGGAALFGGYFDSLKKRYIFIVTSYVQSLIDKNIEDYGTFLAPTSYTDFQRVSSATSAERSIIGASDATANKIKLNIYYTKIN; this is encoded by the coding sequence ATGAAATTTACAAAACAAGACTTATTAACCCTGTTGATAGGTCTTTTTCTTTTTGCATCATGCAAAAATCCCGATGGTGTGGGTTTAGATGTTGATCCGTCTACAGCCATTACCGGAACCTTGGTCGTATCTCCGGTTAAGTCTCAACTTGTACAAGAAGATCCTGCCAATACCTATGGATTAAACCGTTATCCGCTGGGATATATGGTAGACCCTGTCTTTGGAAAAACCGAAGCCGCTTTAGCATTAACGGTTTACCCGGTGAGTACAAGTTACGATTTCGGTACTTCTCCTGTATTAGACTCGGCAGTTTTGGTATTAAAAATTGATACAACATCTACATTAACCAAATTTTACGGTGATACCACCAATTCTAAATACAGTATTGATGTTTATCAGTTAGCCAATAAGGTTACTACTTATAAAAGCTCTGATGTACAATCGATTAACAATACGCTTTTAGGTAACTTTACGGGTAAGCTGGCGCCAAATACCAAAAGAAAAGTATTAGATATTGTTCCAGGCAAAGCTGATACCTTAAAAACCGTGCCTGCGCAGATTAGAATCCCTTTAAACAAGGCATTTATACAAAATGCCATATTAAACTTAGGTACTGCAGGAACTGCAACAGACACTAAATTTATAGAATCATTTAAAGGTTTATACGCACAGATTAATAAAACCTCTTCTACTGGTGTTGGAGGGATTGCATTTATTAACTTTTCGGGAGCTGACTCTTACCTTCAACTGGTTTGGAAAAAAACCAACTCATCAAACGGTGTAGATACTACAAGTGTAAATTTCCCTATCGGAAGGATGGTTACGAATGGTGCACAAACGGCAAATGTAATTTCCGGTATTGCTGCTAATATTAAACACGATTATGCCGGAACACCCGTACAGGATCAGATTACAACCCCAAATCCTTCGGCTCCATATAGCGTAACTTATTTACAAGGTTTAGCTGGCGTAAAAACCAAGTTAACGTTCCCAGAATTGACAAATTTTAAGGGTACTTACGGGAAAGCAATTATCAATAAGGCAGAATTAGTAGTAGAGCTAGGTGAAAGTGCGCCAGCATACCCTTTTAATGCCGCACAGCGACTTTCTTTATATCGTTGGGATATTGCCCATCAAGCTGCCGATATACCTGATTATACCACATTTTCAAGCAGTGCTTCTGGTGGGGCAGCACTATTTGGCGGTTATTTCGATTCGTTAAAGAAACGTTATATCTTTATTGTAACCAGCTATGTTCAGAGCCTGATTGATAAAAATATTGAAGATTACGGCACATTTTTAGCCCCTACATCTTATACCGACTTTCAGAGAGTATCCAGTGCCACATCTGCTGAAAGATCGATTATAGGTGCTAGCGATGCAACTGCAAATAAGATAAAGCTAAATATTTACTACACTAAAATTAATTAA